The following proteins come from a genomic window of Gynuella sunshinyii YC6258:
- the cobO gene encoding cob(I)yrinic acid a,c-diamide adenosyltransferase, whose protein sequence is MADKNEKHKTAMAKQKAKVDKSIAAATTERGIVLLLTGDGKGKSSSAFGMVMRSLGYGYKVGVIQFIKGEQMSGEELFIRNHHPEVYFYQMGTGFTWNTQDREADMAAAQRTWEHAEKLLADETYHLVVLDEITYMIGYKYLDAERVIKAINERPAEQSVVITGRGGGSAIRELADTVSEVHDVKHAFKAGIKARKGIDL, encoded by the coding sequence ATGGCAGATAAAAATGAAAAACATAAAACAGCGATGGCCAAACAAAAAGCCAAGGTGGATAAAAGCATCGCTGCTGCCACGACCGAACGTGGCATCGTTCTGCTATTAACAGGAGATGGCAAAGGTAAATCCAGCTCAGCATTCGGCATGGTCATGAGAAGTCTGGGATATGGCTATAAGGTTGGTGTTATACAGTTCATCAAGGGAGAACAAATGTCCGGTGAAGAGTTGTTTATCCGTAACCATCACCCTGAGGTGTATTTTTATCAGATGGGTACCGGCTTTACCTGGAATACCCAGGATAGAGAAGCGGATATGGCAGCGGCACAGCGTACCTGGGAGCATGCTGAAAAATTACTGGCCGATGAAACATATCATCTGGTAGTACTGGACGAAATCACCTATATGATTGGATACAAATATCTGGATGCTGAACGTGTGATTAAGGCAATCAATGAACGTCCGGCAGAGCAATCCGTTGTGATAACTGGCCGTGGCGGTGGCTCAGCCATTCGTGAACTGGCTGACACCGTATCGGAAGTGCATGATGTCAAACATGCCTTTAAAGCAGGCATCAAAGCAAGAAAAGGCATAGATCTTTAG
- a CDS encoding aldehyde dehydrogenase, which translates to MNIGLLINGEEIAVDDKHCFKRLDPVTGEVATKASAATVKDVEAAVDAAQAAFPAWSKTGPNARRALLLKAADILESKVEEFTGLMISECGATGPWAGFNTMFAASLLREAAAMTTQIKGEIIPADKPGTTAMAVRRPAGVCVGIAPWNAPIILATRAIAMPLACGNTVVLKSSEMCPGTHQLIGKVLMEAGFPAGVVNIISNAPEDAATIVPALIAHPAVKRINFTGSTRVGKIVAELAAKELKPVLLELGGKAPFIVLSDADIDAAVNAAAFGAFMNQGQICMSTERLIVEESVADEFVEKLAAKAAALPAGNPREHVVLGSLINEDAALKMDALMADATSHGATIRAGGQRNGTIVEATLVDHVQPNMRMYGEESFGPVKPVIRVKDEDEAIRVANDTEYGLSSAVFSRDIQRAMRVAEQIESGICHINGPTVGDEGQMPFGGVKSSGYGRFGGEAAIAEFTDLRWITIEDPAQHYPF; encoded by the coding sequence ATGAATATTGGACTATTGATCAATGGTGAAGAAATCGCTGTCGATGACAAACATTGTTTTAAACGGTTGGATCCGGTAACGGGTGAGGTTGCAACGAAAGCGTCTGCTGCTACGGTGAAGGACGTAGAGGCGGCGGTGGATGCGGCCCAAGCGGCCTTTCCTGCCTGGTCAAAAACAGGCCCCAATGCTCGCCGTGCTCTGTTGCTCAAGGCTGCAGATATACTGGAATCCAAAGTGGAGGAATTTACCGGCCTGATGATCTCTGAGTGCGGGGCTACGGGTCCGTGGGCAGGTTTCAATACCATGTTCGCGGCCAGCCTGCTGAGAGAAGCGGCCGCCATGACGACGCAAATCAAGGGTGAAATCATACCTGCTGACAAGCCGGGTACCACTGCCATGGCCGTGCGCCGTCCTGCCGGTGTATGTGTCGGCATCGCTCCCTGGAACGCTCCGATTATCCTGGCCACCCGGGCAATCGCCATGCCCCTGGCCTGTGGTAATACTGTGGTACTGAAATCGTCTGAAATGTGCCCAGGCACCCATCAGTTGATCGGTAAAGTACTGATGGAAGCGGGTTTTCCAGCAGGGGTCGTCAATATCATCAGTAACGCTCCAGAGGATGCGGCAACGATTGTGCCGGCGCTTATCGCCCATCCGGCGGTCAAACGTATTAACTTTACCGGTTCTACCCGGGTCGGCAAAATCGTCGCGGAACTGGCAGCAAAAGAGCTGAAGCCGGTATTGCTGGAGCTGGGTGGCAAAGCCCCTTTTATCGTCTTGAGCGACGCGGATATCGATGCAGCCGTCAATGCTGCAGCCTTTGGTGCATTTATGAACCAGGGACAAATCTGCATGTCCACTGAGCGCCTGATCGTGGAAGAAAGCGTGGCCGATGAGTTTGTGGAAAAACTGGCCGCCAAGGCTGCCGCACTGCCAGCTGGAAATCCACGTGAGCATGTCGTTCTGGGTTCCCTGATCAACGAAGATGCGGCGCTGAAAATGGACGCTCTGATGGCAGATGCCACCAGCCATGGCGCCACGATTCGTGCCGGTGGACAACGCAACGGTACGATTGTTGAAGCGACACTGGTCGATCATGTTCAACCCAATATGCGCATGTATGGCGAAGAATCTTTCGGTCCGGTAAAACCGGTTATCCGGGTTAAGGATGAAGATGAGGCGATCCGCGTGGCCAACGATACCGAATATGGTCTGTCTTCCGCAGTATTCAGCCGTGATATTCAGCGTGCTATGAGAGTGGCAGAACAGATTGAAAGCGGTATTTGCCACATTAATGGCCCAACCGTTGGAGATGAAGGACAAATGCCTTTCGGAGGTGTCAAATCCAGTGGTTACGGTCGCTTTGGCGGAGAAGCTGCCATTGCCGAATTTACCGATTTACGCTGGATTACTATTGAAGATCCTGCTCAGCATTATCCTTTCTAG
- a CDS encoding cobyric acid synthase, with product MSKSIMIMGCTSDAGKSFVVSVLCRIFANLGQRVVPFKAQNMSNNAAVTREGGEMGRAQYLQAIAARVEPHTDFNPILLKPQANVLSQVVVNGQVDHHLNAMEWHARKERLWPEVLACLDRLQTQYPLILIEGAGSPAEVNLKKSDIVNFAVATHADADVFLVADIDRGGAYAHLLGTFMCLTEAERLRVKGFVLNKFRGDESLLSEANDWLYQQTGVPIVAVLPYTRHRLPEEDAFFHRSKAARGAVNIGLVMYPYASNLDEFDPLAYHDDVQLTVVRHVADLKNLDALILPGAKHVAAAMQYLREENLDVEIRQFADQGKPVLGICGGLQLLGRGVTDELLVEGGSFSGLDILPLQTRFQKPKTTVRRTINWQANELAVYEIHQGESEALEDSLEAFIETGTGFRKGNVYASYLHGLFENACFCEWFLKPLGVQFSQQTNWYDFLDTELDRLASQLQPRLEQIIEYGRSV from the coding sequence ATGTCAAAAAGTATCATGATCATGGGATGTACCAGTGATGCCGGGAAGTCTTTTGTTGTCAGTGTCCTGTGTCGGATATTTGCCAACCTCGGGCAACGTGTGGTGCCGTTCAAAGCGCAGAATATGAGTAATAATGCTGCGGTTACCAGGGAAGGAGGAGAAATGGGGCGAGCGCAGTATCTGCAGGCCATCGCTGCCAGGGTTGAACCACATACGGATTTTAATCCTATATTACTGAAGCCTCAGGCCAACGTTCTGAGTCAGGTGGTTGTGAATGGTCAGGTGGATCATCATCTGAATGCCATGGAATGGCATGCACGAAAGGAGCGTCTGTGGCCGGAGGTGTTGGCATGCCTTGATCGTTTACAGACACAGTATCCGCTGATTCTGATCGAAGGGGCCGGCAGTCCGGCAGAAGTGAATCTCAAAAAATCGGATATTGTTAATTTTGCTGTGGCTACCCATGCGGATGCAGATGTGTTCCTGGTGGCGGATATCGATCGGGGTGGGGCATACGCGCACCTGTTGGGTACCTTTATGTGTCTGACCGAGGCTGAGCGACTCAGGGTCAAAGGTTTTGTTTTGAATAAGTTTCGAGGTGATGAATCGTTGTTGTCCGAAGCCAACGATTGGCTTTACCAACAAACCGGTGTCCCAATTGTGGCGGTTTTACCCTACACCCGTCATCGACTTCCCGAGGAGGATGCTTTTTTTCATCGTTCCAAAGCGGCCAGAGGTGCTGTCAATATCGGTCTGGTGATGTATCCCTATGCCAGTAATCTGGATGAATTCGACCCTTTGGCTTATCACGATGATGTGCAACTGACGGTGGTCAGACATGTCGCTGACCTTAAAAATCTGGACGCATTGATTTTACCGGGAGCCAAACATGTCGCTGCCGCCATGCAGTATCTACGGGAAGAGAACCTGGATGTTGAAATACGGCAGTTTGCTGATCAAGGTAAGCCAGTGCTGGGCATCTGCGGAGGGCTGCAATTATTAGGGCGGGGGGTGACTGATGAACTTCTCGTTGAAGGAGGGTCTTTCAGTGGACTGGATATTCTTCCCTTACAGACGCGATTTCAAAAACCCAAGACAACGGTCCGACGAACGATCAATTGGCAGGCAAATGAGCTGGCCGTCTATGAGATTCATCAGGGAGAAAGCGAGGCGCTGGAAGACTCACTGGAAGCTTTTATCGAAACTGGTACCGGATTTCGGAAAGGCAATGTATACGCCTCTTATCTGCATGGGTTGTTCGAAAATGCCTGCTTTTGCGAGTGGTTTTTAAAGCCATTGGGTGTGCAGTTCAGCCAACAGACTAACTGGTATGACTTCCTGGACACCGAATTGGATCGACTGGCCTCGCAGTTACAGCCCAGGTTGGAACAAATCATTGAATATGGCCGGTCGGTATGA
- a CDS encoding DUF4382 domain-containing protein yields MIKQFVAISTLSIMMLMGCQKQEGGSGTVSLDLTDAAVNNVAQVYLAVSSVSLHGPDGTLNYKLSNDIHDYLQYPLLDYNGGISVSLLKDAQVAPGAYHWIRLNLATEGNLDTYVELEDGSIHELEVISETGLKLNRGFYVPEDGNVSFTLDLDLQKSLIRTKNGYRLKPVIRVVNNDDIGRIAGRVDASLLSSNRCNQAAMYLFRGYDAAPSDINPKNDPEVIVPVNLENNNAYHFGFISSGEYSLALACDPKDDPEAEDEMKFLQQKNVLVRSSYTTFIHMDL; encoded by the coding sequence GTGATCAAACAATTCGTGGCAATCAGTACCCTGTCTATCATGATGTTAATGGGGTGTCAGAAACAGGAAGGCGGTTCTGGAACGGTCTCACTGGATCTTACTGATGCTGCCGTCAACAATGTAGCCCAGGTTTATCTGGCTGTTTCATCAGTAAGCCTTCATGGTCCAGATGGCACGCTGAATTATAAACTGTCAAATGATATCCATGATTACCTTCAGTATCCGCTGCTGGATTACAATGGTGGCATATCAGTCAGTCTGTTGAAGGATGCCCAGGTAGCGCCAGGTGCGTATCATTGGATTCGGTTGAATCTCGCTACAGAAGGAAATCTGGACACCTATGTGGAGCTGGAAGATGGCAGTATTCATGAACTTGAAGTTATCTCAGAAACCGGATTAAAGCTGAACCGTGGTTTTTATGTTCCCGAAGATGGAAATGTCAGTTTCACGCTGGATCTGGATCTACAGAAATCCCTGATCCGGACTAAGAACGGTTATCGTTTGAAGCCCGTCATCAGAGTTGTGAACAACGATGATATTGGCCGTATTGCCGGCCGGGTGGATGCTAGCCTGTTGTCCAGTAATCGTTGTAACCAGGCTGCGATGTATTTGTTCCGTGGCTATGATGCTGCGCCGTCTGACATAAATCCCAAAAATGATCCTGAGGTCATTGTTCCTGTCAATCTGGAAAACAACAATGCCTATCACTTTGGATTCATATCATCAGGCGAGTATTCTCTCGCGCTGGCCTGTGATCCTAAGGATGACCCGGAAGCGGAAGACGAGATGAAATTTCTGCAGCAAAAAAATGTGCTGGTTCGTTCCAGTTATACGACATTTATTCATATGGATCTTTAA
- a CDS encoding MFS transporter has protein sequence MNKSTSGLIISGCLLLALSIGYRSGFGIFLQPVSAEYGWGREVLSLALAIQNLAWGIFAVLAGALADRFGNLKILLSGVLCYAAGMIGMAYASTQTTMIATAGVLVGAGIAGTAFGIVLPALARSVPADKRSWVLGLGTSAGSFGQFLVVPFMQQLLDWFGWFHAIQLLGLSALLMAVLAIPLAPYSGTNDHSDKNLNLPLWHILRQAFRIRSYTLLVAGFFVCGFHVAFITVHMPGYIVDLGFDAKIGAWSISLIGLCNVIGAYYSGVLSGPRSKPYILACIYFGRVIAITLFLLIPVSLPSILIFSASMGFLWLATVPPTSGLVASFFGTRYMAFLYGIVFLSHQLGSFSGVWLGGFLYQHFGNYQGIWIAGIILGLIAAVLHLPIQERDESAILQKTAH, from the coding sequence ATGAACAAATCCACCTCTGGACTGATTATCAGTGGCTGCCTGTTATTGGCCCTTTCAATCGGCTACCGCTCCGGTTTCGGAATTTTCCTGCAGCCTGTTTCAGCCGAGTACGGTTGGGGGCGTGAGGTTTTGTCATTGGCGCTGGCAATTCAGAATCTGGCCTGGGGAATTTTCGCGGTTCTTGCCGGTGCACTCGCAGACCGCTTCGGCAATCTGAAAATACTGCTTTCTGGCGTACTGTGTTATGCCGCCGGCATGATCGGAATGGCCTATGCCAGCACTCAGACAACGATGATTGCAACCGCCGGGGTACTGGTGGGGGCAGGTATCGCCGGAACTGCCTTTGGTATCGTGTTACCGGCCCTGGCTCGCTCAGTACCCGCTGACAAGCGCAGCTGGGTACTTGGATTGGGTACCTCTGCTGGCAGCTTCGGGCAGTTTCTGGTGGTGCCATTCATGCAACAGCTGCTTGATTGGTTTGGCTGGTTTCACGCCATACAACTGCTGGGACTTTCCGCGCTGCTGATGGCCGTGCTGGCGATTCCTCTGGCTCCTTACAGTGGCACCAATGACCACTCGGACAAAAACCTCAACCTGCCATTGTGGCATATCCTGCGCCAGGCTTTTCGAATACGTTCCTACACCTTGCTGGTTGCCGGTTTTTTCGTATGCGGATTCCATGTCGCCTTCATCACCGTCCACATGCCAGGGTATATCGTCGATTTGGGTTTCGACGCCAAAATCGGTGCATGGAGCATTAGTCTGATAGGTCTGTGCAATGTCATCGGTGCTTATTATTCCGGTGTACTCAGCGGCCCACGATCCAAACCGTACATCCTCGCCTGCATTTATTTTGGTCGGGTGATCGCCATTACGCTCTTCCTGCTGATACCAGTATCACTACCAAGTATTCTGATCTTCAGCGCATCCATGGGTTTTCTCTGGCTGGCCACTGTACCGCCAACATCAGGTCTGGTAGCCAGCTTTTTTGGTACCCGTTATATGGCGTTTCTCTACGGCATTGTGTTTTTGAGTCATCAGCTGGGAAGTTTTTCCGGAGTCTGGCTCGGAGGGTTTCTCTACCAGCATTTCGGCAACTACCAGGGAATATGGATTGCAGGCATTATCCTTGGACTGATAGCAGCAGTACTGCATCTGCCTATACAAGAACGGGATGAGTCCGCTATTCTGCAAAAAACAGCCCACTAA
- a CDS encoding EAL domain-containing protein — MIIQVTDSAIGKLPPRYFVALCLWLLCFVALGAPQTFFDQLSPTQKEWLEQHPVIRVGAMDNWPPINFTDNQGRAKGIGADYVEALNHRLDGRLHIISSDWPNLYQQVVEKKLDAVLDITPKPEREPFFNFTEAYLNIPHVIVARSDAPYYQNENTLIGKTIALEKGFGNVRYFQEHYPKVTIREYSNTSEALGAVIRNEVDAYVGNRAVAMYIIKSELMQNLKVHGRAQKQGSILTIGIRKDWAPLTEILNLALSDMSTSEKAALQGDWVGTANMNTSPSQIVLTAAERSWLKSHPVIRLASKSASPPFEYTAANGDYRGIAADYIRLIETRLNIQFERSPVAPWEELQLQLQNRQLDVLSFATKTRQNQSYLTFTQPYLSAGMIIVTRDNVRYVANLNSLKNQLIATETHSIPYQELHPKYPALNFIEYNSTASALAAVAKGETFAYIGNIASASYIMREQGLTNLVISGEVPYRYQFALGIRSDWPELVSILNKTLATITEEERNRIFNQWVAISIHKGIPALWLIGCTFLALAVVAVVLYWNYLLNKKVADRTQQLEYRAQHDTLTQLPNRNAILNHVEYLLESAEQISSNHCFAVMFLDLDDFKKINDTLGHAAGDQLLQAVAIRLTHALKETYFIGRFGGDEFVIMTGHSLHLQHILSMAETVLLEIQKGFVIGERTLMITTSIGIAIYPNDGNSGDALLRHADMAMYDAKHQGGNVFSLYSGDMDANQHKKMTIEEQMLRALDHNEMYLTYQPIVNLISNDTVRFEALLRWENPILGQVSPEDFIPIAEQNGYILKIGDFVFQQAIAECKILQQRFNQNFSIAVNLSPRQFRDRELLSKLTDTLQKYQLPARNLIVEITEGVLMSDIEHCSRVLRELKDLGVSIAMDDFGKGYSSLSYVRNHPFDIIKIDREFVRDIASDHKDRQLVETTIAMSKSLELEVVAEGVENQSQVMVLRNNHCKYAQGYLFAPPMTCENLYIWLSRSMRVQMN, encoded by the coding sequence GTGATCATTCAAGTCACTGACAGTGCAATCGGGAAACTGCCGCCTCGGTACTTCGTGGCACTCTGTCTCTGGCTGTTATGTTTTGTGGCACTTGGTGCCCCACAGACCTTTTTTGATCAACTGAGCCCCACCCAAAAAGAATGGCTGGAACAGCACCCTGTCATTCGCGTTGGTGCCATGGATAACTGGCCACCGATTAACTTCACTGACAACCAAGGTCGGGCAAAGGGTATTGGTGCCGATTATGTTGAAGCCCTCAATCATCGCCTTGATGGTCGTCTGCACATTATCAGCAGTGACTGGCCAAACCTGTATCAGCAGGTGGTCGAGAAAAAACTGGATGCCGTATTGGACATTACGCCAAAACCAGAACGCGAACCCTTTTTCAATTTCACCGAGGCCTACCTCAATATCCCTCATGTCATCGTTGCAAGGAGCGACGCGCCTTACTATCAGAACGAGAATACACTGATTGGAAAAACCATTGCTTTGGAAAAAGGGTTTGGCAACGTCCGATATTTTCAAGAGCATTATCCGAAAGTCACCATACGGGAATACAGTAACACCTCTGAAGCACTGGGAGCGGTAATCAGAAATGAGGTCGATGCCTATGTTGGCAATCGGGCAGTTGCCATGTACATCATTAAAAGCGAGCTGATGCAAAACCTGAAGGTACATGGTCGGGCGCAAAAACAAGGTTCCATACTCACCATTGGTATCCGCAAGGATTGGGCGCCATTGACCGAAATTCTGAACCTGGCACTGAGTGATATGAGCACTAGTGAGAAAGCAGCACTCCAGGGAGATTGGGTGGGTACGGCGAATATGAACACGTCTCCATCACAAATTGTGCTGACCGCCGCTGAACGAAGCTGGTTGAAGTCACACCCGGTCATCCGGCTTGCATCGAAATCAGCCAGTCCACCCTTTGAATACACTGCCGCTAATGGCGACTATCGGGGCATCGCTGCTGATTACATCCGCCTGATTGAGACTCGCCTGAACATTCAGTTTGAACGTTCTCCCGTTGCTCCATGGGAAGAACTCCAACTTCAGCTGCAAAACCGGCAGTTGGATGTATTGTCATTTGCAACCAAAACCCGGCAGAACCAGAGCTATTTAACATTTACCCAACCTTATCTGAGTGCCGGGATGATCATCGTAACGCGTGACAATGTCCGCTATGTGGCCAATTTGAACAGCCTCAAAAATCAATTAATAGCGACCGAAACACACTCCATCCCCTATCAGGAACTGCATCCGAAATATCCGGCACTTAACTTTATTGAATATAACAGCACTGCTTCGGCACTGGCTGCCGTCGCCAAAGGTGAAACGTTTGCCTACATTGGCAACATTGCCTCTGCCAGCTATATCATGCGCGAACAGGGCCTGACCAATCTGGTGATCTCAGGAGAGGTACCCTATCGCTATCAATTCGCGCTCGGTATTAGAAGTGACTGGCCTGAGCTGGTTTCCATCCTAAATAAAACTTTGGCCACTATTACCGAAGAAGAACGCAATCGGATCTTCAATCAATGGGTGGCTATTTCCATCCATAAAGGTATTCCGGCCCTATGGTTGATTGGCTGCACATTTCTGGCACTGGCGGTTGTCGCCGTCGTTCTTTATTGGAATTACCTGCTGAACAAAAAAGTCGCAGATCGAACTCAACAACTGGAATACCGGGCTCAACACGATACTCTCACTCAGCTACCTAACCGCAATGCCATCTTAAATCATGTTGAGTATCTGCTGGAAAGCGCCGAACAAATTTCCAGCAACCACTGCTTTGCGGTCATGTTTCTGGATCTGGATGATTTCAAAAAAATCAACGATACCCTTGGGCACGCTGCTGGTGACCAACTATTACAGGCAGTGGCAATACGATTGACCCATGCACTCAAGGAAACCTATTTCATAGGCCGTTTTGGAGGGGATGAATTTGTCATCATGACAGGGCACTCTCTTCACCTTCAACACATTCTAAGCATGGCCGAAACCGTACTGCTGGAGATACAGAAAGGTTTTGTGATAGGTGAACGAACATTGATGATCACGACGAGTATCGGCATCGCCATCTATCCCAATGACGGAAACTCAGGTGATGCTTTGTTACGTCATGCGGATATGGCTATGTATGATGCTAAACACCAGGGTGGAAATGTCTTCTCTCTGTATTCAGGTGATATGGATGCGAATCAACACAAAAAAATGACCATCGAAGAACAAATGCTCAGGGCACTCGATCACAACGAGATGTATCTGACCTATCAACCCATCGTCAATCTTATCAGTAATGACACGGTACGCTTCGAAGCCCTGTTACGTTGGGAAAATCCCATATTGGGTCAGGTAAGTCCGGAAGACTTCATTCCAATTGCTGAACAGAATGGCTACATTCTGAAAATCGGTGATTTTGTCTTTCAACAAGCTATTGCTGAATGCAAAATACTGCAGCAGCGCTTTAACCAGAACTTTTCCATTGCGGTTAACCTGTCGCCACGACAGTTTCGTGATCGGGAACTGCTTAGCAAGCTTACAGATACACTTCAGAAATACCAGTTGCCGGCCCGAAATCTGATTGTTGAAATCACCGAAGGCGTATTGATGTCAGATATAGAACATTGCAGCAGAGTGTTAAGAGAACTGAAAGATTTGGGAGTCAGCATAGCCATGGATGATTTTGGCAAGGGTTATTCGTCACTCAGCTATGTCCGCAATCACCCATTTGACATTATCAAAATAGATCGGGAGTTCGTACGGGACATCGCTTCTGACCATAAAGACAGGCAGTTAGTGGAAACAACCATTGCCATGTCAAAAAGCCTGGAATTGGAAGTGGTTGCAGAAGGGGTTGAAAATCAATCGCAGGTTATGGTGCTACGTAATAATCATTGCAAATATGCCCAGGGCTACCTGTTTGCACCTCCGATGACCTGCGAAAACCTGTATATTTGGCTATCGCGGAGTATGCGAGTGCAAATGAACTAG
- a CDS encoding DUF1127 domain-containing protein, whose protein sequence is MNNKGVLIRSWEDQSLATKWLQWLRPAALHHSWSIWRQNAQTRRQLRLLPEHLYRDIGLTNHEVRQESNKWFWQ, encoded by the coding sequence ATGAATAATAAGGGGGTACTCATCAGGTCATGGGAGGATCAATCCCTGGCGACCAAATGGTTACAGTGGCTCAGGCCGGCAGCTCTACACCATTCTTGGTCAATCTGGCGCCAGAACGCCCAAACCCGAAGGCAGCTTCGCCTTCTGCCAGAGCACCTTTATCGGGATATTGGCTTAACCAACCATGAGGTCCGGCAGGAATCGAATAAATGGTTCTGGCAATAA
- a CDS encoding YrbL family protein encodes MYRLFFNLAGRKPVAVGKTRYIYEHPDNPDWLIKVHRSMIPHQNIGIFKTWYARMEDRFVYMTGYLRELAVYLDSRYGAPDGIIKHIAPIGGLVDTDLGIGLVVSAVRDRSGKLAPTLGQLINNGQIDEQRYQKLMLFLDIILTSKLVLGDLNLENVVLEQLEDGTEEFVLIDGLGERTFIPIQIFSKRIRHKRKLKFVQRVMDRLKAAKVIPLEQQPGF; translated from the coding sequence ATGTACCGTCTTTTTTTTAATCTTGCTGGCCGCAAACCTGTGGCGGTAGGAAAAACCAGATACATCTATGAACATCCCGATAATCCTGACTGGCTCATCAAAGTCCATCGCTCAATGATTCCCCATCAAAACATCGGCATATTCAAGACTTGGTATGCCCGCATGGAAGACCGTTTTGTCTATATGACGGGTTATCTGCGTGAACTGGCCGTGTATCTTGATTCCCGCTACGGTGCTCCGGATGGAATCATCAAACATATAGCCCCTATTGGGGGATTGGTTGATACTGACCTGGGAATTGGTCTGGTGGTGTCTGCCGTCCGTGATCGTAGCGGCAAACTGGCACCAACATTAGGCCAACTGATCAATAACGGTCAGATCGACGAACAAAGATATCAGAAATTAATGCTCTTTCTGGACATTATCCTCACCAGCAAACTGGTATTGGGCGATTTGAACCTGGAAAACGTCGTTTTGGAACAATTGGAAGATGGCACCGAGGAGTTTGTACTGATCGATGGCCTGGGTGAACGGACTTTTATTCCAATACAAATATTCAGCAAGCGAATCCGCCATAAACGCAAACTGAAGTTTGTTCAACGCGTCATGGATCGCTTGAAAGCGGCAAAGGTGATACCGCTTGAACAACAGCCGGGTTTCTAG